A segment of the Coffea arabica cultivar ET-39 chromosome 8c, Coffea Arabica ET-39 HiFi, whole genome shotgun sequence genome:
acgcctgtccaactctcgccaggactcaagacaattcgaATCGAACTTAACGATACATACCAAAATACTACaagtcaaaataaagaaaagtcacttccttaactaaatattcaaatcttacatcatgttcACAAAAGGATACATCgagtcccaaaatacaaccattaaaagtcAACTACACATTTACAGCCCagattccaatcaaaagtataatctagtcggcttttccaaaatcttccaatccaacctgttaaggaaaacaaactaatgggatgagccaatacttaGTGAGGCCaggaaacacacatgcaaacataTAATCCAAGTAGCCACAAATTACATAGTAAGTAAAGTTATAaagttcgaataattcacatttcgaataggaaaaataaacagaaacaattcaaggatactgtagctctcaggagctaaattccacgtagtcgagtcgaagtcttgatcacatttcacgttgacactctgtcaaccacataagtatcaaatccatagatacaccacttttcttcgaatcccgtcaccgttacaccccttactgggcccgctcatcaaagttttttataatactcgagtatatcatggcaatattGCACGAGtaatgccaagcaagatctctccaatagatcatgctctacgaatatctcatggttggctaagcttatcgaccaagcccatgctggctcgattcgcaaagttaaccaacgagtttgggcgtcccccgaatacgaatacgaatacgaatataaatacgaatacgaatataagtcaacgagcaacgctcaaatcgacgattccaaataggaatcacaaatacggatcacatatacgaatcaaaacaaatacgaatcacatccacattaccatgtacaagtcggatatgaattcatatagcaaaattcgaatataatttcatttgaaagagcacgagtgcggtaaagtacactctcgtctcaaaatttcaaattttcataacggataagaaacagataaccacttaatatcaaattcatgcacttgacactcaccaatcgaaacaagggagtaagtgcgtaaacgagcctttaggtgttcccctcgagatcctcttgtaggtctccttgagcacctgagcaaatagtaattgtctattacacactatcgcttaaaacccctaattatcgaggaagattgcacacttgtacaatctaaaaaaatttcacgaaaatgagccttaattactcgtaaatcgaggctaaAAAATGAGGTTTTAAAATACAagtgaaatctgattttcatctttgaaatcaagtgtaaaacggtttagcaatatcgaaggaaaatagagagttcgcaaccctcaatttcctttaagttcggaaatttcagatttgtcacccatattttgaaaaatcgtatctcattctcTACAATTCCAAAGTTGAAAAACTTAGTgccattggaaactacttccaaattactaaaagttcctagaagacacttttccatgattctaattgGAAAATATTCGAAATTTAGCCCAAAATTGCTGTTTTAGAaagtcaagacagatttgggttgatttttgacaaagtttgaaaattcggcaaaattcatacaattaaagctagcctctgaaatttggaactctattagagttgtaatccaggtttaaaacaaaataagtggaatgagaattgaagtttcgagcaccaagatatggtagctcaaagttacccaaatttccttgttaaacaagggttttccaaaatcacGTCACGAACTTTGGAACTTTAGTTGAGCAATGAAACGGCCTCGGAATAataccaaaattagcagtataatactaccatataagggttgttcctctaccaaatttcatggagaaataagcacagaaagtgggttaacaaaaccgttgaaatcacaagaaattctaaggctaagttgcctttgaacttccgttttgtcgtttccaaacatttggtcaaggaacatctcaaacatggttcattccattagaaaatgtccaaaatattttcaaggtacattcgatagatgatttacaataagaaactttggataacaagtcccaaaccgtagttagtttcaaatctgtccaaaacactgttttcgttcacaaagtcagttttgaatttcaatcataaatcactcaattcaacttggaattgagaatggttggcggcgttagaaaatagactcataaggctatattttctcagaagaaactattttcaaaatctatccatAACAAGCTCATACGTGAGCATCAAATCACAGTTCATAATCTGCCTCCCAGTGacaaacgaaacaggacagcaatttttaaacgaatggtttggctcactcgagaggaaccagaatgtgtcttttataccaaatgaaagctgggaatgtctagtttccatttccacaaacggcactcaaatCTGACATCGGAGAGATGAATTATAGCCGAAACAAGATGACTGTCTGTTAGTGACGGgaatcattttccagttttcaaaactttggaaatcacttcatttaaccaactaaatcatattatttttccatgaaactttttacacaatcagtataacatgtaaaaaacataaacaagccattagaacctcaaaatctTGCACAAAAGTGGTTGAACAAaccaggggcaaaatggtcactttttcCCTTTGCACCTCATTTGAGTTTCCATCAAtaacccaacattaatccaccaatataagcactaaaccaacattactttcatcatcaatcaccaaatcagtccatataCCCAAGGTGGGAGTTTATAGAGCCCACACGACCAATTTTCCATCACAAACAAGCTACCCATAAACATGTAAGGGCTTAAACGTGCATTACTACTTCCATGAAGCAAGATTTGGAGAGTTGATCGGGCTCACCTTCTTAGATGCACAAGGACAGAATTTTCGGTCCCCTCTTGGTCCAAGAAATTCGTGAAAACAGCCCCTCCTTCTTAGCTAGATACAAACTCCAAGGGTTAAGCTAGTGTAGTTcaatttttgtgtgatttggtgatgttttgtgcaagaaatgaagCGGAAAAATTTGGAAGCTTGGAGTTGTTCTTCCTTCCTCCTTGGCCGCTGGAATGAGAGAGGGAAATGAGAGTGTTTGGCCGGCACTTGAGGTGAGAAGagaagggttttgatctggtgtgatgCTCCCTTGAGAAGCCtaagaatgtgtggcccaaaatgctccaaaagtcaactaaggagAGTGCGTGTACGCGCGAGTTTCGTGCTCATTTCCTCttggatttgtttcacttgtgcattaaacctttaatgcacttatattcatactattattattcactcttaatagtcaaAAAATAAAGCCCTTAAGTCCCTTAATTGATCGctcgcgtaaaaacgcgtacttccaattATACGCGATagagcgaaatttctaagaaattcttataacgatagtattactaactaataattgagcacttaagcataaaaatacctattttgaaACTAatatacaagtctccaatttttcaaactttttgtaTCTTCAATTCAATTATTTACTCCAATcacgtattcactattctcactttacgagttttcaaaaattaaattttgaaacaaatcactttaaaaatataattaagctatagaatcatgtaattaggtctaaatagactagaaaataatattcagaacaaatgggcaattaaatatttaaataagctcgaaatggaatttaaaataataaattttactagtcctcacatgagtcgagttttaactcctcaaatctcaaattaacttttcttaatctactattgctcattcttacttctccaaaattaatatactctcgattcaaatatagtctcgaaaaacgtgtactcgttgttccgaactaaacgagttttcaaaaagtaaattttctaacaaaacgttttaaaaacataagagaggtgttttttcatataaatggattttaagtagtcgaattaaataattcggagaaattgagtaaataatacttaaataaaccagtaatatatgacaaaaataagaaaattttcggatcctcacattttacatataatattttaatttttaaataatttttatttatgacatcatccgATTCAATCCCAATAGAATCTGGTTGAACCCATTAACCCCTAACCTCTGAGCTCGATCGAGTCGATATTCAGTCcagttctgaaaacataggctACAGGCACCCATCTCGCTGGGGGCTAATGGAGCAAGGGGATGGAGCACCCCACTTAGAAATGGGGCGGGGGGGCGGGGACATGCTCCCTCGCTCCGCCACCTCGCCCTGCCAcccactaaaaaaaataaatgtataaataaatatatatgtatataatcatatatataatatttaatttaattagttacaaacttatgatgatgatattattagttatatgtattatataatgcatattagtatatataatataattgatattattaattatactaataattatatatgtctactaatagaaattattaattaattatactaaatttactaatacatttatactaaattcttaattacacttaatacaataacacttttttctcaaaaaaaaaaatacacaagtacaataatgaattagtgattgtatttgcgctaaaagtgaaaacttgactactttagttatatttattccattattgtattcaaatagcttttgtttgattgtttttataagtttaaattgtgaaattacaataaataacaacttgatgatatgttaatattttaatattttaatatttatttgctaaaatttgactataataaaattatataataaatttttattagtttCGCAAATGTCCCTGCAAGAGAAGCAGGGCGGGGCCGGGAAGGGGCTTGGTGAGATTTCCGAGAACGACAAATAAATTTATTCTGATTCTAGGATTGATCCAACCATCAATGTACATAACAATTGAGTTTTGCTATAAAATCATTAATCCAGAGTTCAAAAAAGTAACCAAACATTGGATTACGCTTTGCTTGCAACCTTACTCCAttcctttcttttataaaaAGGTCCAACTTTATTTCATTTGATTGTCCGTGATCCCAAGATTTTCAAAAAGTAGGATTATATGTAGAAATTCGAAGGCGAAGCTGATATTGGTCTGTTTGGTTAGCTtgatttgtttaaaaaaaaaaagtcaaatatTTGTCAACTTGTATCATAAACATAattttcaatcacatttttaccttacaCACATCATACTATAAAAAGTGTTATAGAGtgttattccaaataatctctTGTCCAAACACATTATTTGTTGTGGGATGAGGAACGGATGAGATAATTgatattatgattttttttaaaagttattttgctaaattgaattctAATTAAAGGTTAATATTCTAAGCACTTTTAAAATGTTCGAAAATGTACTCATttgtttcatttgtttttttctcttcttatgATCTGTTAATATATGTTACATAATACTAGTAAAtaataaacaaagaaaataaaaaataaaaattcttttattttattttttttattttgtcgaCACGGTAGTTTGTTCTATTCTATATCTACACCTACTCTACTAAGAGGGAAGAGATGGATTCAAATGGGTCAAGAGAGAATCTGAAGGGAactgtgaaattttcaaaaaatactaAAGGTGAatgcaaatcaagaaattcaatCCCAAATCTCTTGACCTGCACCAAGAAGAGCCTTAAAACTCTTTCGGCAGCCAACGACTTTAAAGCAAAGGTGGTTGGTTCTTTTACGCTGTAGTACTTGGTAAGTGCCTGATCTGTTGCACAGTGAGAAATGGACCACGTTCCCAAGTCAGCGACTGAGAACTGAAAACTGAGAAGTAGCTACGCAGGCTTGAAGTTTTAACAAATTGAGTCAACAAAGAGCAGTAATTGTTTTATTGCCCTTGCTGCTTTTATTCCTTGTCGTTGTCCCAACAAagaggaaataaaaaaaaagaagaagatactGATCACTTGAATCCGAATCTGCGAATCCCAGAACGTACTTGAGCACAACAATACCATCTGCATCTTCTTCTCTCCATCCTTGCATCGGTTATTAGTAAGTTAATCTATCCCTTTTTGTTTATCAACATTTGGAGGAATTATGCTTAGAATTGCTTTTGAGAAGACTTAATTCAATTGATATATAACCAAGAGATCAATAAATCGCATTGAATCCgaaattttttgggtttttgacATCAAACCATTCGATCATCCAACCATCAATTTACCCCAGTTGAAGTATTCAATCTGCCGTGTCTGTTTCATTGTTACATTTCTTGCATTTCAGTTTCTTGGTCGTAGGATATATGGTTGTTggccaaaagagaaaaaaggaagaatctttttctgcttttcatTTTGGATGTGATATTGGGTTTTTGATGTAAACTTTATTGTTTCTGCCTTATTATTTTATGAAATAGAATTAGCTGATTTTAACATGAATGATATTTGAGCAGGATTGCTTCTGCTCCTGGAAAGGTTTTGATGACTGGAGGTTATCTAATTTTGGAGAGGCCTAATGCAGGGATTGTCCTGAGCACAAATGCACGATTTTATGCCATAGTGAAGCCACTTTATGAGGAAATCAAACCTGAGAGTTGGGCTTGGgtgagtctttttttttttttcatattgtgAACTTTTCTTTCAGTAATAAGTATTTTCCACTTCATTCTTTATTATGCAAGTCATAAGTTTGAATACTATTTGTCCGAAGTTTACTCCCTGAGAAGAATGCTTGGTTCAGTAGAGGATAAAGAAACCCATATTATTTAAGAAAGTTAGAAGCCCTATGAAGTAATTAATTTGGTGCCATTTGATAACCAAATGATAAAAGGACTATGTCTTATATTAGGATGGGCTTTAACGAGGTTACTTGAATTGATCTTTTATTTGAAGCAGGCATGTTTTACCTAAGTTTCTTCATTCTTAATCAACCTCTCTCTAGTATGTAACTGTATGAAGTGTCTTTTTTCTCTACCTATGTATCTTTAACCATAATCAATTTATTTCGCAGAATTTGAATAGAGTTTGTTCTTATTAACTTTTAGGCATGGACAGATGTAAAATTAACTTCTCCACAGATGTCGAGAGAAACTATATACAAATTGTCCCTCAAACATTTAACTCTTCAGCCTGTGTCTTCAAGGTAAGTCTATCTGTTTTCACGCCTTACGTTGGTCGAACTATATCTGCTGATGTCTTTCCATTTAACTTCAATCATTTTTGTTTGCAATTTTACAATTAGATATATGTATGCTTTTGTGGAATTCTGGATTGGATTCGTGTTTTAAAAACCACATGCAAAGGATTCATGTATTAAATGGAATTCACTGGAGTAATGCCTTATGTTGTTGGCTTAATAGCAGTGCCTCAAGAAACCCCTTTGTAGAACATGCGGTCCAATATGCAGTGGCAGCAGCTCATGCAAAATTTGGCAAAGACAAGACAGATGCATTACAAAAGATACTTTTGCAAGGTAATGTCTGACATTTCACTCTTCATATTTGTTCGTTAAGCTGAATGAATATAAATGAATCCAAGTTGCTGATGGATTAGTCATGCAGGTCTTGATATTACGATTCTAGGATGCAATGAGTTTTATTCATATAGGAATCAGGTATTTCACGTTTCCTGTCATGTATCTTCAAGCCGTGACAGCTTAGTGGTGTTTAGTGATCATTTCCTTCTTGTCCCTCTTAACACAATGGCTGTCTCTAAATTAGTGGTTGACTTGAATCATATCTATGCACCAAAAAGCAATTTGCTAGTTGTTCGAGTGCCAGGTTTCATAATAATAAAAGCTTACTCAGTTTGACTCTTGCAATTGATGTTCTCTTAGCTTCCTTCGGCACAATCATCTATTACTTATATCATTGTGAGGTTCCTGTTCATGTTTAGCAAAGATTTGTAGTTCAATATCTTCTTGAGGTAGTCATGCTTTCCAGTTAACTAACCAATATAAGAATGGATTTTGTTATTTGGATCTTATTGTTTCGTATATGTCACTGTATACTTTCATAattgaatgaaacttttctaAGATCAACTTATATATGTGAGATTCTGAAGTGGAACTTTCCCTTGCAGATTGAGAAACGACTACAAAAAACTAAATTAGATCAGTCTTTTATATTAGGAAATTTTAGATATTTGAAGCTGCTGACTCTATctaattgaagaaaaatgatgTACTTACTAGATTTACCAGACCCACTGATTTTAGGAACTCGTGTtagcaaaatttattttctttagaaCATTGATGTATACTTGTGAATTTGAATCAACCTCTGTTTCCACATAGGACTtgataaagttttttttttggctttcgtGCTTTGTTGGGGTGCCTTCACAAGCTCATGAATAATCTGTTCAACCATGTTACCATATACATCAACATATGTAAGTGTTCTTGGGGATTAAACCGTTCACCATATGTTTCCAATTTTGACTTTGACTCGATTATCtccttttcttacttttccaaatGGAAATGACGTCCTCACAGAATTGTAGCTCAAAATTTTGTGTCATAATGGTAAACATCTCATTGGAAtagaaaaactgaaatttgggAATTAACTATGGTGTGTGTGATAATGGTACAGTCGGTTATCTCTCtttcttactctttttttttttttttgataggcTCTCTTTCTTACTTCTATCAACTAATTTAATGAAAAGGTAGTGCTTTATATCAGTTTGCGCGTACATTGCTTTTGTTTGGGAGGCAAGTTTTTTTGGCCTATTTTTAATACACACAATTTTTTTATAACTTTGTCTCTAATAACTTTCTAAAATACtctacgatttttcaaaatatacaccccaaaaagtcaaaaatacacaaagttttttctttcttttctcttttcttcttcttcctccgtCGTTTCAACCCATCATTATCGGCTGGCATTCCGCAAGCACCCTTCTTCGCCCTCCCCCCCTCCCCCAACACCATTTTTTTCTCTCACCCTATCTCTTGTCCTTCCgcttttccttccttctttcttcctccctcactcctcctctcctctcctTTCCCCCCTCCTTCTCTTCCCTCTCTCCCTCACCTCACCCCTATTTCTCACAAATTCATAGATGCTGTGATTTTTGTCACAGACACAATCTAAATGtctaaagttttaataaatcGAGAAAGTTTTCACCCTTTGAGATTTTAAGGGATAATATTATCTAAATTTTAATGATAAACTTAAGATGAAATTGAGAGATTTATTTATATTAGAAGGCTATTAATGATTTGTAGACTTCTATGACCCTTAAAATTACAGTGTATATAATATTTTGATACATAAATGTGCCCTAACTCTTGATACCTCGGCCAAATTACACAAACAATGACGACACAGATaacttaaaaataaagatttaaTATAGAATTTTAGTATATTTAAAAAACTTCAACTTATCTCAGGTCAACTAATTCGTTTTACAATGACTTTTCTTCACTAACCAAATGCCACGAGAAATATCCATCTTTTATCACAAGGATAGTCTTTTGCATAATTGGAATATTGAAAAATCACATAATTTTCAAACCATCCTTAGCATTATTATGGGATCATCTAATTCTAATGCTCGACTCAAACTCGATTAACAGAACTGTGAAGCTAGTACCACCCATTTGTTGGAAATTTTTTGCTTTGGCACTATTATTAGTTATCCATAAAACTCTATAATGGTGTGTTCCATAGTGAGATAGACACATCCTagattacaatttttttttgggaaaattccACTTTACTCTCCTGCGGTTTAACCtttttttatatacattgaatactacatctaggctagttatggtgtaatttccttatgcatgtgaaacctactttcgtagtgaatcaactatactcataactaatccatacctattttcatggttatgaaattagctacaagttcattttttcaatgaaattacatgaaatgaatcactaaaaaccacataagtgcacctctactttcgtgagtgtactccctatgtttagcacttcttgaactagtgttaaatctcaattttcattgcagaaacaacaccttagataatcacaatcaatggtaccagattaatcatgatttaagaagccaaagtgctaaataacttgctcaaatcatagcagtcaaataaccaaataataaacactaacaattatagaaagttcaaccaaacccaaggcataaactttagaaacacataatgaacacaaaatccagaacttgtatattaactaaacttggaatcaaatacaaaagataaagagtttggaaggaatacaactcttgtcacatgagctttcttccttgccttcttcatcctccatcttcatcctaatctagataataaacaagaatggaaaagctacactactctatactaagctaaactaacactaggaagatgaaagagctacatttctgcagcttcaagctttctcccgtagctcactctctatttttctgctatgaactccaaTCTCTCCTATCTCTTCTTGGATCCTCtctcttgcaatgaatttggctatttaatgatgaaaggtggtcaagaaatgaagctttacactttctccttacagctggtaatgtctctcacatgtctagcatcacatgtgagttggtggaggtgaaattgagttttacgcgtataaagtagccttttctgaccagtgatccgagctgctacagtgcctcggatccgtatggatccgagctcggatccactaacccagaaacagccgagggttcggatgaatagtggatccgagtgtggatcacttgctctgtttttggcccaacttcaaccgatcttttcttgatattagaggctgaaccagctcatgtgtaaaacacgaaagttgtagccttttgagttatctttccaatgcatcaagaatcacctcatttggatctgtgtaggctgagatatgactgaaatacccttgtctgctcattgccctgtttcagcttcgaccaacaGAAATTAGCTAatgtaattcggctttttgattttgaaaaccttcaaactggattcggatgtcttcaccaaagttgtagatctatctcttatcttcaaatgggtttaagaatcatcccaatccgatcattgtaactcaagttatagccgaaatacgaaaatgtgtcaaaactgtcaaaatacacaaaatccaagtaaaaagtgataaaaacctcatttaatcacttaaaagcatttttcaccaattatagccaaaatgattcatattcttccaataatataaccaaagtgactaaaaataatataaaatgtcatacaattattacgtaaattagtcacttatcaaattcccccacacttaaatcattgcttgtcctcaagcaattcacacataatcaaatgcaatgattcaagaggtgaaataatatatgcactttgtccaatttaattcctcaagacttggaaaataatcattatacaattattcaatttacactaaatactcataatatcaagtaaaggaaagataattataccctaaattcaacaagttaaacttaatctctgaccctaacttaattttacaaataagcaaatcacatagtcaatttatagctttcctcctcctataatcatctttttctaaaaattctataactaagagggatttattcatacaaattttacttaaatagtgagaatgtctttttacgcgaaaatcgacacttttaggtgaagatccccggttactcaacatttcacttattcaagttgctaatgcatactcttaattcaagtacctttttacgcgaatgtcgacatttgtagatgccaacgcccggttactcggtacgagaatcattggagtagaacaatttttactttcttttcttttctctttttttttctttatttttccctcatagaaaaaaaaatatttatagaaataatcaaaggaggagtataacctttatcgactatatcaatcacttacttgcaaaattaagtaaagagaagaaatctcattaaacatgtaaaattataggcataattttccttactttaccaaatatactttctaaaatgtaaaaattctaattgcataatactatttccaagttaaatgaggactaaaccttccaaaatacatgtaaaatttcaacaattggaagaataaggttggaacaattagccctttttgaatgaaaatgcaaaaatttgaagaacttttgggccatagtgaaatattggaaaagattttagaaaattttttacagagtttctccttataaatggatgaaaactccctgccaacaactccaatttcaagcaaattatccacatggcaaatagttcaaacacaattccaacatttctaaacatttaaatccacaaaatatcatcacataggcttaaaatgcaagttcaataatttcctcccccacacttaaacttcacattgtcctcaatgtgagaaaaggaaaataaataaagagtaaaagaaaatactgctcAATTGAACTTGCGTAATCAGAATCCATGGCCAAGTGACGAATTTCCAACcgtatttgagaaagaatggagagttcacttattgcaccctgaaaaagacaaaatcaaaacaaataaatttcttaaaaataaaaggttgcaatcaacaaaatcatgcaattcaaggaaaaaggaaaaatgatcaagcatgtggaaccatacaatgttcaagggataaaaacatgaaatgagctaatctttgctaatcaaatatatgcattagtatccaaagcaaagggaagctaattgataaaaacctcatttaatcacttaaaagcatttttcaccaattatagccaaaatgattcatattcttccaataatataaccaaagtgactaaaaataatataaaatgtcatacaattattacgtaaattagtcacttatcaccCTCCTAtggttttaaaaactatacataacccccttatggtttggattaaagtgtcaaagtgacgggaaTGACCATTCGTAacggagtcacctaaaatgtcaaaaatacccttatgtaaagttgaaaattatttattaaccaaggggggttatgtgtatattttgaaaaccataagggggttatatagtaaaataaaaaaatcatacggggttaatgtgtcatgtatttataaaggtaatttcgatatttttagaaattccgttacgagtgactattttcgtcactttgacactttaattcaaatcatgaagga
Coding sequences within it:
- the LOC140013790 gene encoding phosphomevalonate kinase, peroxisomal-like, coding for MDHVPNRIASAPGKVLMTGGYLILERPNAGIVLSTNARFYAIVKPLYEEIKPESWAWAWTDVKLTSPQMSRETIYKLSLKHLTLQPVSSSASRNPFVEHAVQYAVAAAHAKFGKDKTDALQKILLQGLDITILGCNEFYSYRNQVFHVSCHVSSSRDSLVVFSDHFLLVPLNTMAVSKLVVDLNHIYAPKSNLLVVRVPGFIIIKAYSV